In a genomic window of Octadecabacter temperatus:
- the dxs gene encoding 1-deoxy-D-xylulose-5-phosphate synthase, which yields MAERPKTPLLDQVDLPSDLNGLSDAQLSTLADELRTETISAVSETGGHLGAGLGVVELTVALHAVFEAPKDKIVWDVSHQCYPHKILTGRRDRIRTLRQKDGLSGFTKRSESPYDCFGAAHSSTSISAALGFAVARDLGGEGGDAIAVIGDGSMSAGMAYEAMNNAGHLNKRLIVILNDNEMSIAPPVGAMSSYLSRLYAGNPFQEFKAAAKGAVSFLPEPFQEGARRAKEMLKGMTVGGTLFEELGFSYVGPIDGHDMEQLLSVLRTVKTRATGPILIHAITKKGKGYAEHRADRGHATAKFDVVTGEQKKTPSNAPSYTSVFAESLIKEATKDDKVVAVTAAMPDGTGLDRFMSRFTSRCFDVGIAEQHAVTFCAGLAAGGMKPFCTLYSTFLQRGYDQIVHDVAIQRLPVRFAIDRAGLVGADGATHAGSFDVAFLSNLPGFVVMAAADEAELVRMVATAVAHDDGPIAFRFPRGEGVGVEIPDDAVPLEIGKGRMIREGARVAILSFGTRLQEVEKACEALTAKGITPTVADARFAKPLDRDMILKLAADHDALITVEEGAVGGFGSHVAQLLADEGVFDHGLKFRSMVLPDIFIDQAGPRDMYEVAGMNAEQIEAKVLDVMGVDVIGKRA from the coding sequence ATGGCTGAGAGACCCAAGACACCCCTGTTGGATCAAGTTGATCTGCCCAGCGACCTAAATGGGCTGAGCGATGCACAACTGAGCACGCTTGCCGATGAATTGCGGACGGAGACGATTTCGGCTGTGTCCGAAACGGGTGGGCATTTGGGTGCAGGCCTTGGTGTGGTTGAGCTGACGGTTGCGTTGCATGCGGTGTTTGAAGCGCCCAAGGACAAGATCGTTTGGGATGTCTCGCACCAGTGTTACCCGCATAAAATTCTGACGGGGCGACGGGATCGTATCCGCACGTTGCGCCAGAAAGATGGGTTGTCAGGTTTCACGAAACGATCTGAGTCCCCGTATGATTGCTTTGGCGCGGCGCATTCCAGTACGTCTATTTCTGCTGCTTTGGGGTTCGCCGTTGCGCGTGATCTTGGGGGCGAGGGTGGTGATGCGATTGCCGTGATTGGTGATGGGTCGATGTCTGCGGGCATGGCGTATGAAGCGATGAATAACGCGGGGCATCTGAACAAGCGTCTGATCGTCATTTTGAACGATAACGAGATGTCGATTGCACCGCCTGTTGGCGCGATGTCTTCGTATTTGTCGCGACTTTATGCGGGTAATCCGTTTCAAGAATTCAAGGCAGCGGCCAAGGGTGCTGTCTCGTTTCTGCCTGAACCGTTCCAAGAGGGTGCGCGGCGTGCCAAGGAAATGCTGAAGGGTATGACCGTCGGTGGGACGTTGTTTGAAGAACTTGGTTTTTCTTATGTAGGGCCGATTGATGGTCACGATATGGAACAGCTGTTGTCGGTTTTGCGTACCGTGAAAACCCGTGCAACGGGGCCGATCTTGATCCATGCGATTACCAAAAAGGGTAAGGGCTACGCTGAGCACCGTGCAGACCGTGGTCATGCCACGGCGAAGTTTGATGTGGTCACGGGAGAGCAGAAAAAGACGCCTAGCAATGCTCCGTCCTACACGTCTGTGTTCGCGGAAAGCCTGATTAAGGAAGCGACCAAAGACGACAAGGTCGTTGCGGTGACAGCTGCGATGCCGGATGGCACAGGGCTTGACCGTTTCATGAGCCGTTTTACCAGCCGTTGTTTTGATGTCGGGATTGCCGAACAGCACGCGGTGACGTTTTGTGCAGGCCTTGCGGCTGGTGGAATGAAACCGTTTTGCACGCTGTATTCCACGTTCTTGCAGCGTGGCTATGACCAAATCGTGCATGATGTTGCGATCCAACGTTTGCCTGTTCGCTTTGCGATTGATCGCGCTGGGCTGGTTGGCGCGGATGGTGCGACCCACGCGGGATCGTTTGATGTCGCGTTTCTGAGCAACCTTCCCGGGTTCGTCGTAATGGCCGCCGCAGATGAGGCTGAGTTGGTGCGCATGGTTGCGACTGCCGTGGCGCATGACGATGGCCCTATCGCGTTTCGCTTTCCACGCGGCGAAGGTGTTGGTGTCGAAATTCCTGATGATGCGGTGCCGCTTGAAATCGGCAAAGGGCGGATGATCCGTGAGGGCGCGCGCGTTGCGATCCTATCCTTCGGGACACGCCTGCAGGAGGTTGAAAAGGCCTGTGAGGCGCTGACAGCCAAAGGCATTACGCCGACGGTCGCTGATGCACGTTTTGCCAAGCCGCTGGACCGCGATATGATCCTTAAGCTTGCCGCTGACCACGACGCATTGATTACCGTAGAAGAGGGCGCTGTTGGTGGGTTCGGCTCACATGTGGCGCAGTTGTTGGCGGATGAAGGTGTGTTTGATCATGGGCTAAAGTTCCGCTCGATGGTATTGCCGGACATCTTTATTGATCAGGCTGGACCGCGCGACATGTATGAAGTTGCTGGCATGAACGCAGAGCAAATCGAGGCGAAAGTGTTGGACGTGATGGGCGTTGATGTGATCGGTAAACGCGCCTGA
- a CDS encoding response regulator, translated as MQNDQPHLLIVDDDERIRVLLQKYLVRSGFLVTSARDAAHARRILAGLDFDLIVLDVMMPGEDGVTLCADLRRDRETPILLLTAKAETDDRIAGLEAGADDYLAKPFEPKELLLRINSILRRVPPSEAETVLPKVLHLGPLRYEMERGEMWRGEDLVRLTATEVQLMKIFAATPGEPISREEMVDRLGRSGGQAQERAVDVQITRLRRKLEADPKQPRYLQTVRGAGYMLAPD; from the coding sequence ATGCAGAACGACCAGCCGCACTTGTTGATCGTAGATGACGACGAACGCATTCGCGTTTTGTTGCAGAAGTACCTTGTTCGTAGCGGATTTCTGGTGACTTCAGCGCGCGATGCTGCCCACGCAAGGCGCATTTTGGCGGGGCTTGATTTTGATTTGATTGTCCTCGATGTGATGATGCCTGGTGAGGATGGCGTGACGCTGTGCGCTGATCTGCGCCGCGATCGTGAGACGCCGATCTTGTTGCTGACGGCAAAAGCCGAAACGGACGATCGTATCGCTGGGCTTGAGGCGGGGGCGGATGATTACCTCGCCAAGCCGTTTGAACCCAAAGAGCTATTGTTGCGGATCAATTCGATCCTGCGTCGTGTGCCGCCAAGTGAGGCTGAAACTGTTTTGCCGAAGGTGCTGCATTTGGGACCGCTTCGATATGAGATGGAACGCGGCGAGATGTGGCGAGGCGAGGACTTGGTGCGTTTAACGGCGACCGAGGTGCAGCTGATGAAGATATTTGCGGCAACCCCCGGTGAGCCGATTAGCCGCGAGGAAATGGTCGACAGGCTCGGGCGGTCCGGCGGGCAAGCGCAAGAGCGCGCGGTCGATGTTCAGATCACGCGATTGCGTCGCAAGTTGGAAGCTGACCCGAAACAGCCGCGATATCTTCAGACGGTTCGCGGTGCCGGATACATGCTCGCGCCAGACTAG
- a CDS encoding histone deacetylase family protein yields the protein MATALITHKACYDHVTPQGHPEQVARLDAVLGALEGLDLMRVTAPMVADDDLLRAHPKGHIDTIKATAPSEGWRSLDADTHMSVGTLEAAYRAAGGIVKAVDLVMSGEAGNAFSAMRPPGHHAERETAMGFCFFGSVAVAAKHALDFHGLKRVAILDFDVHHGNGTQDLVEEDARILFCSSHQMPLYPGTGAAHETGVGNVVNVPLPDGCGSATFRAAWEAHIFPRVEAFKPELLLISAGFDAHSDDPLAGMELREDDFAWVTGKICDLADKHCQGRVVSALEGGYDLEALGRSARAHVDVLKERAQ from the coding sequence TTGGCAACGGCATTGATCACGCATAAGGCGTGTTATGACCATGTGACACCGCAAGGGCACCCCGAGCAGGTGGCGCGGTTGGATGCGGTATTGGGCGCGCTTGAGGGTTTGGACTTGATGCGGGTGACGGCACCGATGGTGGCCGATGATGATTTGTTGCGCGCCCATCCGAAGGGCCACATTGATACGATAAAGGCAACAGCGCCATCTGAAGGCTGGCGGTCTTTGGATGCGGATACGCATATGTCTGTCGGCACGTTGGAAGCGGCGTATCGCGCGGCGGGTGGTATTGTTAAGGCGGTTGATCTGGTGATGTCTGGTGAAGCTGGCAATGCGTTTTCTGCAATGCGGCCACCGGGGCACCACGCAGAGCGTGAGACGGCGATGGGGTTTTGTTTTTTCGGGTCTGTTGCCGTAGCGGCCAAGCACGCACTGGATTTTCACGGGCTCAAGCGTGTCGCGATCTTGGATTTCGATGTGCACCACGGAAACGGAACGCAGGACTTGGTCGAAGAAGACGCGCGGATTTTGTTTTGTTCATCCCATCAGATGCCGCTTTATCCGGGAACAGGTGCGGCGCATGAGACAGGCGTTGGCAATGTTGTGAATGTGCCGCTGCCAGATGGTTGTGGGTCTGCAACGTTTCGCGCTGCGTGGGAGGCTCATATCTTTCCGCGTGTTGAGGCGTTTAAGCCTGAACTTCTGCTGATCTCGGCCGGATTTGATGCACACAGCGATGATCCATTGGCTGGTATGGAGTTGCGTGAAGATGATTTTGCCTGGGTCACAGGTAAGATATGTGATTTGGCAGATAAGCACTGTCAGGGTCGTGTGGTATCCGCACTTGAGGGTGGTTATGATCTGGAGGCGCTGGGCCGTTCGGCACGCGCACACGTAGATGTTTTGAAGGAACGGGCGCAATGA
- a CDS encoding SDR family oxidoreductase — protein sequence MTKTLLSFGHGYSAQALSALLPDDWRIIGTTRSEDKAASLMSGGIEPRIWPGADLTPALNAATHLLISAGPSEAGDPVLNELRAEIAARRDQFEWVGYLSTTGVYGDHNGGWVDETTPLAPSTKRGQMRVDAEAAWQSLDLPLHIFRLAGIYGPGRGPFAKVRNGTARRIIKQGQVFSRIHVEDIAQILAASIAKPNPGAIYNLCDDDAAPPENVIAHAAELLGMPIPPAQDFETADMTPMARSFYAESKKVRNDRIKSELGITLKYPNYRVGLAALLAADQRTQ from the coding sequence ATGACAAAAACACTTCTCTCATTTGGCCACGGTTATTCAGCGCAGGCGCTTTCTGCGCTTCTGCCGGACGATTGGCGCATCATCGGCACCACCCGTAGCGAGGACAAAGCTGCTTCATTGATGAGCGGCGGGATTGAGCCGCGTATTTGGCCCGGTGCCGACCTTACCCCCGCCCTCAACGCCGCGACGCACCTCCTTATTTCTGCCGGACCTAGCGAGGCGGGTGATCCTGTTCTCAATGAGCTTCGCGCAGAAATCGCAGCGCGGCGGGATCAATTCGAATGGGTCGGTTACCTGTCGACCACCGGTGTTTATGGGGACCACAATGGTGGTTGGGTCGATGAAACGACCCCCCTCGCCCCGTCCACCAAACGTGGGCAAATGCGCGTGGATGCTGAAGCCGCGTGGCAATCCTTAGACCTGCCTTTGCATATCTTTCGCCTTGCCGGAATATACGGCCCGGGTCGCGGGCCATTCGCCAAGGTGCGCAATGGAACAGCACGGCGCATCATTAAACAGGGCCAAGTCTTCAGTCGGATTCATGTCGAGGACATCGCGCAAATCCTTGCCGCATCTATCGCGAAACCAAACCCCGGTGCGATCTATAATCTATGCGACGATGACGCCGCCCCACCTGAAAATGTGATCGCCCACGCGGCTGAATTGCTTGGCATGCCAATCCCACCCGCACAGGATTTCGAAACTGCCGACATGACCCCAATGGCGCGCAGTTTTTATGCCGAGAGCAAGAAAGTCCGTAACGACCGAATTAAGTCCGAGCTTGGCATAACCCTGAAGTATCCTAACTACCGTGTTGGGCTTGCAGCACTGCTCGCTGCAGATCAGAGAACCCAATAG
- a CDS encoding MarR family winged helix-turn-helix transcriptional regulator: MEGGGRESGNALLFLTDEQLRKGIEAMFFAYRGFTADPDRILADMAYGRAHHRALHFIHRSPGTTVNNLLAILGVTKQSLNRVLRALVEDGLVRNEVGKRDKRERHLFLTDAGEDLERKLSDAQRDRMRTAYRAAGPEAVTGFRQVLEAMMDDEMRKRYDALIELKG; this comes from the coding sequence ATGGAAGGTGGCGGCAGAGAAAGCGGAAACGCGTTGTTGTTCCTAACGGATGAGCAGCTGCGTAAGGGAATTGAAGCGATGTTCTTCGCCTACCGTGGTTTCACGGCGGACCCTGATCGTATCCTTGCGGATATGGCTTATGGACGGGCACACCACCGTGCTTTGCATTTCATTCATCGAAGTCCGGGAACAACCGTTAACAATTTGCTCGCTATACTTGGCGTTACAAAGCAGTCGCTGAACCGTGTGTTGCGTGCATTGGTTGAGGATGGTTTGGTGCGCAACGAAGTTGGCAAGCGCGACAAGCGGGAACGGCATTTGTTTCTGACGGATGCTGGCGAAGATCTAGAGCGCAAGCTGTCCGACGCACAACGCGATAGGATGCGTACGGCATATCGCGCTGCGGGGCCGGAAGCCGTTACAGGGTTTCGGCAAGTGCTAGAAGCAATGATGGATGATGAGATGCGCAAGCGATATGATGCGCTGATAGAGTTGAAGGGATAA
- a CDS encoding exodeoxyribonuclease VII small subunit: MSADVQDMSFEDALRELEQVVGKLERGEVPLDESIALYERGALLKKLCEGKLKDAEEKVAKLTLDGDGKPTGTAPLDG, encoded by the coding sequence ATGAGTGCAGACGTACAAGATATGAGCTTTGAAGACGCGCTGCGCGAGCTAGAGCAAGTCGTGGGTAAGTTGGAGCGGGGCGAAGTTCCGCTAGACGAGTCCATCGCGTTGTACGAACGCGGGGCGCTGTTGAAGAAGCTTTGCGAAGGCAAGCTGAAGGACGCTGAAGAAAAGGTTGCCAAGCTGACGTTGGATGGCGACGGCAAACCGACTGGCACGGCGCCGCTTGATGGCTGA
- a CDS encoding class I SAM-dependent DNA methyltransferase, whose protein sequence is MSDEPDLESAYALNTPEEAKRLYAEWAETYDSDFGEAQGYLSPREVVRVFTAAGGEGPVLDVGAGTGLVGEGLLAAGVGPIDALDLSDEMLSVAKSKGVYRDTIAGDVTKSLSIGPYRGIISAGTFTMGHVGPDGIPPLLEVAETGCLFVISVNAKHFESAGFSALLDEVESDITDFAYEDVRIYSDKADLSHRYDIARLLIFSKA, encoded by the coding sequence ATGTCAGATGAACCGGATCTAGAAAGCGCATATGCGTTGAACACGCCCGAAGAAGCCAAGCGCCTTTATGCGGAATGGGCGGAAACTTATGACAGCGACTTTGGCGAGGCGCAGGGGTATCTGTCGCCGCGCGAAGTGGTGAGGGTGTTCACGGCCGCCGGCGGGGAAGGTCCCGTTCTGGATGTTGGCGCGGGTACGGGGCTTGTTGGTGAGGGGTTACTCGCAGCAGGTGTTGGACCGATTGATGCGCTTGATCTGTCTGATGAGATGCTGAGCGTTGCGAAGTCCAAAGGTGTCTATCGTGATACGATCGCTGGGGATGTCACTAAATCGCTTTCGATTGGGCCATATCGTGGGATCATTAGTGCTGGAACGTTCACGATGGGGCACGTGGGGCCCGACGGCATTCCACCCTTGCTCGAAGTCGCGGAAACGGGGTGTTTGTTTGTGATTTCCGTGAACGCGAAACACTTTGAAAGCGCCGGCTTCAGCGCGCTGTTGGATGAAGTCGAGTCGGATATAACTGACTTCGCATATGAGGATGTACGCATTTATAGCGACAAGGCTGACCTGTCGCATCGCTACGACATTGCGCGACTTTTGATATTTAGCAAAGCCTGA
- a CDS encoding polyprenyl synthetase family protein translates to MAELKSALARAGDVAFAGIEAGVRMKAQFADTPIADAMLHAVRGGKTLRGFLVLQGAALHGVDEDRAKPVAAAIECIHAYSLVHDDLPSMDDDDLRRGQPTVHRKWDEATAVLAGDALQALAFQMITFAEIEAAHKVTLIASLADRAGINGMVGGQALDIAAETAIEPFDLRQIERLQAGKTGALIEWAAGAGAMMVGADDRPLRTYGRALGQAFQIADDILDVTGDEATVGKAVGKDENAGKATFVSLLGLDGAKRRADELVESACDALSNYGDDAETLKEAARFVVNRTH, encoded by the coding sequence ATGGCTGAGTTGAAGTCGGCATTAGCGCGGGCTGGTGATGTTGCGTTTGCGGGGATTGAAGCGGGTGTGCGTATGAAAGCACAGTTCGCGGACACACCGATTGCAGACGCGATGCTGCATGCCGTACGTGGCGGTAAGACATTGCGCGGATTTCTGGTGTTGCAGGGGGCCGCATTGCATGGTGTCGACGAAGATCGAGCCAAACCAGTCGCCGCAGCGATTGAATGCATTCACGCCTATTCGTTGGTTCATGATGATTTGCCGTCCATGGACGATGATGACTTGCGGCGCGGCCAACCAACGGTGCATCGCAAATGGGATGAGGCAACTGCCGTTTTGGCAGGAGACGCGTTGCAGGCTTTGGCGTTTCAGATGATTACATTTGCTGAGATTGAGGCGGCTCACAAAGTCACGTTAATCGCAAGTCTGGCGGACAGGGCAGGTATAAACGGAATGGTTGGTGGGCAGGCGTTGGATATTGCAGCTGAGACCGCGATCGAGCCGTTTGATTTGCGGCAGATCGAACGTTTGCAGGCTGGCAAGACGGGCGCGTTGATTGAATGGGCAGCGGGTGCTGGTGCGATGATGGTTGGGGCGGATGACAGACCATTGCGCACCTATGGCCGTGCGCTTGGCCAAGCGTTTCAGATTGCGGATGACATTTTGGATGTGACCGGTGATGAAGCCACGGTTGGCAAAGCTGTCGGGAAAGACGAAAATGCCGGTAAGGCCACGTTTGTTTCCCTTTTGGGGCTAGATGGGGCGAAACGCCGCGCAGATGAGTTGGTGGAATCAGCCTGTGATGCGTTAAGTAATTATGGTGATGACGCGGAAACGCTGAAAGAGGCGGCGCGGTTTGTCGTAAACCGCACGCACTAA
- a CDS encoding ion transporter: MTLREKTAAFIDSPRFRNFIIGVIVFNAVILGLETSKPLMAAVGPFIHALDVICLYIFVVEIVLKLFAHHFRFFKSGWNIFDFIIVGIALVPAAQSMSVLRALRILRVLRIISATPSLRRVVEGFLKALPGMGSVFILMSLIFYIGAVMATKLFGDSFPDWFGTLGASGYSLFQIMTLESWSMGIVRPVMEVYEYAWAFFVPFIMVTTFAVVNLLVGLIVNSMSETASEESNAATDSYRDEVLARLEAIEKRLPK; this comes from the coding sequence ATGACACTTCGTGAAAAGACCGCCGCTTTCATCGACTCGCCGAGGTTTCGCAACTTCATCATCGGCGTCATCGTTTTCAATGCGGTGATCCTTGGTCTGGAAACGTCCAAGCCCCTAATGGCAGCCGTCGGACCCTTCATTCACGCCCTCGACGTGATCTGCCTCTACATCTTCGTCGTAGAGATCGTCTTGAAACTCTTTGCGCACCACTTTCGGTTCTTCAAATCCGGTTGGAATATCTTCGATTTTATCATCGTCGGAATCGCGCTGGTTCCGGCCGCGCAATCCATGTCGGTACTACGTGCATTGCGTATCCTGCGGGTGCTACGGATCATTTCAGCAACGCCAAGCCTACGCCGCGTTGTTGAAGGTTTTCTAAAGGCGCTACCAGGAATGGGCAGCGTCTTTATTCTCATGTCGCTGATCTTCTACATCGGCGCTGTCATGGCAACGAAACTGTTTGGCGACAGCTTCCCAGACTGGTTTGGCACATTGGGCGCGTCCGGTTATTCGCTGTTCCAGATCATGACGCTGGAAAGCTGGTCCATGGGCATCGTGCGCCCCGTGATGGAAGTTTACGAATATGCGTGGGCGTTCTTCGTCCCCTTCATCATGGTGACAACCTTCGCCGTGGTGAACCTGTTGGTCGGCTTGATCGTAAACTCAATGTCCGAAACAGCGTCCGAGGAATCCAACGCCGCAACAGACAGCTACCGTGATGAGGTTTTGGCCCGCCTAGAAGCTATCGAGAAACGTTTGCCGAAATAG